The Rhizoctonia solani chromosome 14, complete sequence genome has a segment encoding these proteins:
- a CDS encoding NmrA-like family domain-containing protein 1: MAKTIALVGANGLVGKSFANSFLDQGLDLRILARVESTESAVLKELTSRGASVHGISYEDESSLIKALQGVDVLVSTVSVAVLTTQLVLIKAANIAGVKLFFPSEYGNVYDHPSNEISPYLQLKKTIINSAKELGLPYAVLSTGGFPNLSFPVDVWGDGNAKLTWTTIPSTANWIANVLKSVSIEQLQNKHLRIQGDSASANEIVKLWEKKHNSKLEVVYHPTTELDERLSADKNDILAIILREWASGRGEIGGKDNGPYPSWKPDTVESVL; this comes from the exons ATGGCCAAGACTATCGCGCTCGTTGGAGCCAATGGGCTTGTCGGGAAAAGCTTCGCCAACAGTTTCCTCGACCAAGGCCTCGACCTTCGCATCCTTGCTCGGGTTGAATCA ACCGAATCCGCTGTGCTAAAAGAGTTAACATCTCGTGGCGCATCAGTGCATGGAATCTCATATGAAGATGAATCGAGCCTCATCAAAGCCCTTCAAGGAGTGGATGTCCTAGTTTCTACAGTCTCTGTGGCCGTATTGACGACCCAATTAGTCCTGATCAAAGCCGCAAACATCGCCGGAGTCAAGCTATTCTTTCCAAGTGAGTACGGTAAT GTGTACGACCACCCCTCTAATGAGATATCTCCATATCTTCAGCTCAAGAAAACAATCATCAACTCTGCTAAGGAATTAGGTCTACCATATGCCGTATTAAGCACAGGTGGATTTCCTAACCTTTCTTTCCC GGTCGATGTGTGGGGAGACGGGAATGCAAAACTCACATGGACAACTATACCTTCGACTGCGAA CTGGATCGCCAATGTGTTGAAGAGTGTCTCAATTGAGCAACTCCAAAACAAACATCTACGCATACAAGGTGATTCTGCAAGCGCAAACGAAATCGTGAAGTTGTGGGAAAAGAAACACAAT AGCAAATTAGAGGTCGTATACCACCCGACCACAGAGTTAGATGAGCGGCTGAGCGCGGACAAAAACGATATACTCGCTATCATCCTTCGTGAATGGGCCTCGGGCCGCGGAGAAATTGGAGGAAAGGATAATGGGCCTTATCCTAGCTGGAAACCAGATACCGTTGAAAGTGTGCTGTAA
- a CDS encoding other/VPS15 protein kinase, translating into MGNSVSGQFNNRPGGALDSYVSELGPDIVYEKSVGSARFLKTVRGRHRNGPLVIKVFIKPSADLTLRDHKARLRSFRDKLADIPNVYTYQAFVESDKAGYVIRQWLASNLTRPFLSPIEKKWIAFQLLCGMKDAHARGAPHGDIKSENVLVTSYNWIYITDFASSKPTYLPEDDPSDFALFFDSSGRRTCYIAPERFYAAGSDISIEKAERERQIQRDFDVTEAMDVFSMGCVIAELFTEGTPTFTLAQLYKYRDKEINAETHLAGLEDPGVKALVLSMIALDPEARPSFAIALETYRGSVFPESFYSFLHEYVAGVNEISSPSVFDAKPLHTPNAPEMHTSPPGLGATPTVPTTTGVETTSYESALPNESDSRIDQLWNEFAMLEPHLIAERTNEESEKRPDKVVSRTRTTPFRDMFPVELSIPKRVSRLQGDLLANQRAAHSNPLLDGPALIVLSLVCSNIRNCVIPSSKLRGLDLLLALAVHLTDEAKLDRLIPYVIDLLHDEAAVVRSAAIRTMTQVLMLVTVITPSNTSIFPEYIFPNIRHLAVDSEESVRCTFAQCIAPLADAASRYLELGQALKAHGTFKLSDIQDTDETAFEMPYEASLQDLHSAVQDVLTTALVDSASTVKRAVLHNISSLCVFFGRQKTNDVLLSHMITYLNGRDWLLRYAFFDSIVGVAACVGARSLEEYILPLMIQALSDVEETVVYKVLSSLTSLSELGLFQKMRIWELLSATVPFLYHPSIWVRQGAIAFIASSTKLLPPTDVWCILYPGLRQALRADVRAITEQSLLSTLKPSLSRQIFEAAISWAIKSDKSAFWRGQTSKLKSNKESPKDLVSNMRNSAVLPRPGSKGDEDEAQIVKLQQLGMTSIEEAKLVALRDYILKLANTIKSFTARDKDESEVVNVLHGPVAELQKLGVVPQTVFVGTRATISETPSVYAPIGTPGRKSTLDVTPRPHHPLSPRGIHRAGTDTSSRSGSPFAIDDLRRHLGQIEGSPHGLAVPGRIIGRKDSHSSLASGSGIHSPVATDPASDTPTLDFAPSSPSESVSVLSGAQDNDMRRRHLRQLVQDGRGTAPASIVSTRTVATGTLEAPLKSSDISASGRTSPASTVRGEQRPKLRSAGPSGLAFESQGTNVSNLLEQMQMDTIREGIQDFGPKVSSVPIRRRNVPRGTQASRENGSRRADALLISHMNAHDSRVNGIAVSPDHVFFISCSEDRTVKVWDTARLERNVTTKPRHVYTQHHAPVTAGGDGSLHVVRVHVSASSSLPKYGKLQSVREHRCDQFGEYVTWMAYFNVDGSPALLYTTNLSSIVALDLRTMRVLRVLESPRHFGPITCACLDKRQSWLVTGTTSGVLTLWDLRFGLLLRSWTTSNAADGMAVETTNTNAPRTASERLKGTVTLEVWDIEKATLEETFSIADTHDTSGQNSQPPEPCTPTKEGRSASTDAASAIAELIRSRRTREKAQERTKEEPDSLPADIVVDPDAPVHAWMRPDVRALLALPDNNSLAQASLGSRKELESSTTTIKDKTRGGMLLIGTEARRIHLWDLSKLEKSVVLSGLDAEQGPPFYHTHTPEPQGVVTHTVTFPHPSAAPAQNRGQSRSTLTAQHHQTVMKGHTDAITALACVDLPFKGGIVSGDASGALKVFKME; encoded by the exons ATGGGAAATAGTGTATCTGGCCAATTCAACAACCGGCCCGGAGGGGCTCTCGATAGCTATGTGAGTGAGCTCGGACCTGACATTGTTTACGAGAAGAG TGTAGGTTCGGCGCGATTCTTGAAAACCGTTCGAGGGCGTCATAGAAATGGACCGcttgtcatcaaggtatTCATCAAACCCAGCGCGGATTTAACGCTTCGTGACCACAAGGCAAGGCTGAGAA GCTTTAGGGACAAACTGGCCGATATACCAAACGTTTATACCTATCAAGCGTTTGTTGAATCGGATAAAGCTGGCTATGTGATAAGGCAATGGCTTGCCAGCAATCT CACTCGGCCATTCCTGAGCCCAATAGAGAAGAAATGGATTGCATTTCAACTCCTGTGTGGAATGAAAGACGCTCATGCACGAGGG GCTCCCCATGGAGATATCAAATCCGAAAACGTACTGGTTACCTCTTATAATTGGATTTATATCACCGATTTCGCGTCTAGCAAGCCCACATACCTTCCCGAGGATGATCCCTCGGATTTTGCCCTATTTTTCGACTCCTCTGGGCGTCGTACATGCTATATTGCCCCCGAGCGTTTTTACGCAGCAGGATCTGACATTTCAATTGAAAAAGCAGAAAGAGAACGTCAGATTCAGCGGGATTTTGATGTCACGGAGGCAATGGACGTCTTTAGTATGGGCTGCGTGATCGCTGAGCTATTCACTGAGGGAACGCCTACATTCACTCTGGCCCAGCTCTATAAATATCGAGACAAGGAAATCAATGCTGAAACTCATTTGGCTGGACTGGAAGACCCTGGAGTAAAG GCGCTTGTGCTGAGTATGATCGCGCTTGACCCTGAAGCTCGGCCAAGTTTCGCAATTGCTTTAGAGACATACCGTGGAAGCGTATTTCCAGAATCTTTCTACTCGTTTTTACACGAATACGTGGCTGGAGTAAACGAAATATCTAGCCCCTCCGTTTTTGACGCCAAGCCATTGCATACCCCTAATGCGCCAGAAATGCACACCTCGCCCCCTGGTTTAGGGGCGACTCCCACTGTGCCAACGACGACTGGAGTAGAAACTACCTCATATGAAAGCGCACTCCCAAATGAGTCAGACTCCCGCATCGACCAGTTATGGAACGAATTCGCAATGTTGGAGCCCCATTTAATTGCGGAGAGGACCAACGAAGAGTCCGAGAAGCGGCCAGATAAGGTCGTCTCTCGAACTCGTACTACGCCCTTCCGG GATATGTTTCCCGTCGAGTTAAGCATCCCTAAACGAGTTAGCCGATTACAAGGAGATTTACTGGCTAATCAACGCGCAGC GCATTCTAACCCCCTTCTAGATGGACCTGCCCTCATTGTCCTTTCACTTGTTTGCTCAAACATTAGGAACTGCGTCATCCCGAGTTCGAAACTACGTGGTCTTGATTTGTTGCTGGCTCTTGCAGTTCATTTAACAGATGAGGCGAAACTAGATAGGCTGATCCCTTATGTTATTGACCTGTTACACGACGAAGCCGCGGTGGTACGCTCGGCTGCTATTAGAACTATGACTCAAGTG TTAATGCTAGTCACAGTGATCACACCCTCCAACACATCTATCTTCCCGGAATATATCTTCCCCAATATCCGACACTTAGCTGTGGACTCAGAGGAATCTGTCCGATGCACATTCGCGCAATGTATTGCTCCTCTCGCTGATGCAGCgtcaaggtatttggagctTGGTCAAGCCCTCAAGGCACATGGAACATTCAAGCTTAGCGATATCCAAGATACCGATGAAACGGCCTTTGAG ATGCCTTATGAGGCCAGTCTGCAAGACCTTCACTCGGCGGTACAAGACGTGCTCACGACCGCGTTGGTCGACTCTGCGAGTACAGTCAAACGAGCTGTTCTGCACAACATTTCTTCGCTCTGTGTCTTTTTTGGTCGCCAAAAAACTAACGATGTACTCTTGAGCCATATGATCACCTACTTAAATGGCCGAGATTGGTTATTGCGCTACGCGTTCTTTGATAGCATAGTTGGAGTTGCCGCGTGTGTTGGTGCTCGTAGTTTGGAGGAATATATCCTTCCATTGATGATTCAGGCCCTTTCGG ATGTGGAAGAAACTGTGGTATACAAAGTACTTTCGTCGCTTACGAGCCTTTCAGAATTGGGACTATTCCAGAAGATGCGTATCTGGGAACTGCTTAGTGCTACTGTTCCGTTCCTCTATCACCCGAGCATATGGGTCAGGCAAG GTGCTATTGCATTCATTGCCTCTTCAACAAAGCTTCTGCCGCCCACTGATGTTTGGTGCATATTGTATCCGGGACTTCGCCAAGCACTGCGAGCAGATGTCAGGGCAATCACCGAGCAGAGTCTCCTGAGCACTCTGAAACCTTCT CTCTCGCGGCAGATATTTGAGGCTGCGATTAGCTGGGCCATCAAAAGTGATAAGAGCGCATTTTGGCGAGGCCAAACCTCTAAACTCAAATCTAATAAAGAATCTCCAAAAGATCTTGTATCAAATATGAGGAATTCTGCCGTATTGCCTCGTCCTGGATCGAAGGGTGACGA AGACGAAGCTCAGATCGTGAAACTTCAGCAGTTAGGGATGACTTCGATTGAAGAAGCGAAGCTTGTCGCCCTAAGAGATTACATTCTCAAGTTGGCCAATACAATTAAGAG CTTTACTGCCCGTGATAAGGATGAGAGCGAAGTGGTTAACGTCCTTCACGGACCTGTCGCCGAATTGCAGAAGCTTGGTGTGGTGCCTCAAACAGTTTTTGTTGGAACTCGAGCAACTATAAGCGAAACGCCATCGGTCTACGCACCTATCGGTACTCCGGGTCGAAAGTCAACACTAGATGTGACCCCGAGGCCCCATCACCCTTTATCCCCTCGAGGCATCCATCGGGCAGGGACAGATACCAGCTCACGGTCGGGTAGCCCGTTTGCGATTGATGATTTAAGGCGGCACTTGGGGCAAATTGAGGGATCGCCCCATGGCCTAGCAGTCCCTGGACGTATAATTGGACGAAAGGATTCGCATTCGTCACTTGCGAGCGGAAGTGGCATTCATTCACCGGTAGCTACGGACCCAGCATCTGATACTCCCACTCTCGACTTTGCTCCTTCAAGCCCATCAGAATCCGTCTCTGTTCTATCTGGCGCGCAAGACAATGATATGCGCCGCAGGCATTTGAGACAGCTCGTACAAGATGGGCGAGGGACTGCACCCGCCAGCATCGTATCGACCAGGACTGTGGCTACGGGAACATTGGAGGCGCCATTAAAATCAAGCGACATCTCCGCGTCTGGGCGAACCTCTCCTGCATCAACTGTCCGTGGCGAACAGCGCCCTAAATTGCGCTCCGCTGGGCCATCCGGACTCGCATTTG AGAGTCAAGGGACCAACGTAAGCAATTTGCTTGAACAAATGCAGATGGACACTATTCGCGAAGGTATACAAGACTTCGGACCCAAAGTTTCATCAGTGCCCATTCGACGCCGCAACGTACCCAGGGGGACGCAAGCTTCAAGGGAGAATGGATCTCGCAGGGCTGATGCTTTATTGATCTCGCACATGAACGCTCACGACAGTCGTGTCAACGGCATTGCGGTGTCTCCCGACCATGTATTCTTTATTTCATGCTCGGAAGATCGCACAGTCAAGGTCTGGGACACAGCGCGGTTGGAGCGaaatgtcacaaccaagccACGACATGTCTATACCCAACATCATGCACCCGTGAC CGCCGGAGGGGATGGGAGTCTCCACGTTGTGAGAGTTCATGTGAGTGCATCCAGCTCGCTGCCTAAGTATGGCAAACTTCAAAGCGTGCGAGAACACCGCTGCGATCAATTTGGGGAGTACGTGACTTGGATGGCATATTTCAATGTCG ATGGCAGCCCAGCGTTACTCTATACAACCAATCTGTCGTCGATCGTGGCTCTAGATCTTAGAACTATGAGAGTTCTTCGAGTCTTAGAGAGCCCTCGGCACTTTGGGCCTATCACTTGCGCATGTCTCGACAAAAGGCAGAGCTGGCTTGTCACCGGGACTACTTCGGGCGTCTTGACCCTTTGGGACCTCCGGTTTGGCTTACTCCTTCGGAGTTGGACAACATCCAATGCTGCAGACGGCA TGGCGGTCGAAACCACTAACACCAATGCTCCGCGAACAGCTTCAGAACGGCTCAAAGGAACGGTCACCCTAGAAGTTTGGGACATAGAGAAGGCGACTCTGGAGGAAACATTTTCGATTGCCGACACACATGACACCTCTGGACAAAACAGCCAGCCACCCGAACCCTGCACACCTACCAAGGAAGGGCGTTCGGCTTCAACCGATGCGGCTTCCGCTATTGCCGAGTTAATTCGCTCTCGACGTACCCGAGAGAAGGCGCAGGAAAGGACCAAAGAAGAGCCTGATTCGCTGCCCGCTGATATTGTTGTGGATCCAGACGCCCCAGTACATGCATGGATGCGACCTGACGTGCGCGCTCTGTTGGCACTGCCTGACAACAACTCGCTCGCTCAAGCCTCGCTTGGTAGTAGGAAGGAATTAGAGTCGTCCACCACTACAATCAAGGATAAAACTCGTGGTGGGATGCTACTAATTGGCACCGAAGCGCGGCGAATTCACTTGTGGGACTTGTCCAAACTCGAAAAGTCAGTTGTTTTAAGCGGCCTGGATGCCGAACAAGGGCCACCATTCTACCA CACTCATACACCTGAACCTCAAGGTGTGGTAACCCATACTGTAACTTTCCCTCATCCAAGTGCTGCACCTGCACAAAATCGTGGTCAATCAAGAAGCACCCTCACAGCACAACATCATCAAACTGTGATGAAAGGACATACCGACGCGATAACCGCCTTGGCATGCGTAGATTTGCCTTTCAAGGGAGGTATAGTTAGCGGAGACGCTTCAGGCGCACTGAAGGTCTTTAAGATGGAATAG
- a CDS encoding Zinc finger, C3HC4 type (RING finger) protein, producing MPAARNRKSKAKRPRIPSEDRTDGPEKRARNGGESPLPTNHSNDEVNRLRDRTRASWLKGKWREKTPKRTLMSLAQAADDLFIGTSKQGALANAALSQIQLDTSILEIASTVHGSSPASPKDVPIPETPIVNIKEQELQEEIDRLRSQLEQKDQIISRHESTIETVQNSVHCPVCLDPLWKPFVVVPCGHMACQGCLISWFTSPPPGAADHPDERPRPKRKTCPHCRGLVISRPVEVYGLGGVVATLHPQPPVPSLSNSDAPADPWGDIFRPPPPRAMRDDEDGVRRCPACFYEIWDGECVGCGLAFSDASGDTAFGSDDGSVSVFDDEPRSIYNGGGSLYGGTLYGDEGSNAGSGLSVYGDEVAPVFDYPPRGRVYESYDEDDDEDDSFIDDSELPRPPPAAYFHHYAGSDSEDEQEDTGYHSARGFRSSPAPAPAPAPVHSYSRSRSHSSSDLSDDDEDDEEEDDFLPGRGRRGRSAETETLPETAEEADDEDDDEEDEASVNPNVVIDIVSDDDDDDEPPVRVAGRRSAAERWGGWSRDEGEPPRGRSLSRRRVMSPEDGSESEYFSD from the exons ATGCCGGCAGCACGAAACAGAAAGTCCAAGGCAAAGCGACCCCGCATTCCGTCTGAAGACCGTACTGATGGCCCTGAAAAGCGTGCACGAAACGGTGGCGAGTCGCCTCTTCCCACCAACCACTCAAACGACGAAGTCAACAGACTCAGAGACAGAACCCGTGCCTCCTGGCTCAAGGGAAAGTGGAGAGAAAAAACACCAAAAAGAACTCTGATGTCTCTTGCCCAGGCAGCCGACGACTTGTTTATCGGCACCTCCAAACAAGGCGCTCTGGCAAACGCGGCGCTTTCACAGATCCAGTTAGATACATCTATTCTAGAAATTGCTTCCACAGTTCATGGCTCCTCTCCGGCCTCTCCAAAAGACGTTCCGATACCAGAGACACCCATTGTCAATATCAAAGAACAGGAATTGCAAGAAGAAATTGACCGTTTGCGTAGCCAGCTTGAACAGAAGGATCAG ATCATTTCTCGCCACGAGAGCACCATCGAGACTGTGCAAAATTCTGTCCATTGTCCTGTCTGTCTTGATCCATTATGGAAGCCATTTGT AGTCGTACCGTGTGGTCACATGGCATGCCAAGGATGTTTGATTAGCTGGTTTACCTCTCCACCCCCAGGTGCTGCCGACCACCCAGACGAGCGACCGAGACCAAAACGCAAAACTTGCCCACACTGCCGAGGACTAGTGATCTCTCGCCCAGTCGAGGTGTACGGCCTCGGAGGGGTCGTCGCTACTCTTCACCCTCAACCTCCCGTTCCATCCCTTTCGAATAGCGATGCACCGGCAGATCCTTGGGGCGATATATTCCGACCCCCACCCCCTCGTGCTATGCGCGACGATGAGGACGGCGTTCGTCGCTGCCCAGCCTGTTTCTACGAAATCTGGGATGGAGAATGCGTAGGCTGTGGGCTCGCGTTCTCAGACGCGAGCGGGGATACCGCCTTTGGGAGCGACGACGGCAGTGTCAGCGTTTTCGACGACGAACCGAGGAGCATATATAATGGCGGAGGAAGCTTGTACGGGGGTACCCTTTATGGTGACGAGGGAAGCAATGCTGGCAGTGGTTTGAGTGTCTACGGGGATGAAGTGgctcctgtctttgattaccCTCCTCGCGGCCGAGTATACGAGTCGTATGATGAGGATGACGACGAGGACGATTCATTCATCGACGATTCGGAGCTTCCGCGCCCACCTCCTGCCGCATACTTTCACCATTATGCGGGCTCGGATTCGGAAGATGAACAGGAAGACACGGGGTACCACAGTGCTCGCGGGTTCCGATCGtccccagccccagccccagccccagccccgGTCCATTCATATTCGCGTTCACGTTCACATTCCAGCTCTGACCTGAgcgatgacgacgaagacgatgaagaagaagacgACTTCCTCCCTGGTCGTGGCCGTCGTGGTCGTTCTGCCGAAACCGAGACTTTACCTGAAACGGCCGAAGAAGccgacgacgaagacgatgACGAAGAAGACGAGGCCAGCGTGAATCCCAACGTTGTTATCGATATAGTTTcagacgatgacgatgatgacGAGCCGCCGGTACGGGTTGCAGGCAGACGATCTGCTGCTGAACGATGGGGAGGATGGAGTCGTGACGAAGGAGAGCCTCCTCGAGGTCGGAGTTTATCCAGACGGCGGGTCATGTCTCCCGAGGACGGTTCAGAGTCTGAGTACTTTAGCGATTAA